A region from the Musa acuminata AAA Group cultivar baxijiao chromosome BXJ1-10, Cavendish_Baxijiao_AAA, whole genome shotgun sequence genome encodes:
- the LOC103969108 gene encoding uncharacterized protein LOC103969108 isoform X1 has product MNCGTDRTNKCIKNIGRSFSSPTMAAATLRSVLRRNRLLPLFETCRLRDRLFFSSSVDAAAVTVGGTMSPDPHFMVEYLLNSCGFSSSEAAKFSKSLAHLRSTEKPDDVLNFMRSQGFDGAGIRKVISADPRYLCYNVEKNLAPKFQFLRDLGLSESDIVDAILKNNGILHYNVHRYLVPKLEMWESLLGSRELVLKHLKKSRWFFFSSVEKTLQPNLKFLRDECGIPEERVSVVLRSDPKFISQKSESLRALVARADELGMPRQSRMFVRTLVALHNVSKERFEAKVELMRSFGWSESEFSSAVRKSPTFLGISLDMFRRKVEFFINVVGYTPSFIASQPSILLFSLQKRVILRFRVTEMLKSKGLWTGQAKFPYILALSDTKFLEKFVLPHEENVPELLDILRVDGVCKGK; this is encoded by the exons ATGAATTGTGGAACTGATAGAACAAACAAGTGCATCAAGAATATTGGAAG GTCATTTTCCTCTCCCACGATGGCGGCTGCGACGCTGCGCTCCGTACTCCGCCGCAATCGCCTCCTTCCCTTGTTCGAAACCTGCCGCCTTCGAGAtcgcctcttcttctcctcctctgtcgACGCTGCCGCCGTCACCGTAGGCGGCACCATGTCTCCAGATCCCCACTTCATGGTGGAATACCTCCTGAACTCCTGCGGGTTCTCCTCCTCCGAGGCAGCCAAGTTCTCTAAATCCCTTGCGCACCTCCGATCCACCGAGAAACCCGACGACGTCCTTAACTTCATGAGATCTCAGGGCTTCGACGGCGCCGGTATCAGGAAGGTGATATCTGCGGATCCCAGATACTTATGCTACAACGTGGAGAAGAACCTCGCCCCGAAGTTTCAGTTCTTACGCGATTTGGGCCTATCTGAGTCGGATATCGTCGATGCCATCCTGAAGAACAATGGCATCCTCCACTACAACGTTCACCGTTACTTGGTCCCCAAATTGGAGATGTGGGAAAGTCTCTTGGGATCGAGAGAGCTCGTTCTCAAGCATCTCAAGAAGTCAAGATGGTTTTTCTTCTCCAGCGTTGAGAAGACTTTGCAGCCTAACCTAAAGTTCTTGAGGGATGAGTGCGGCATTCCTGAAGAAAGGGTCTCTGTCGTCTTGAGAAGTGACCCAAAATTCATCTCACAGAAATCAGAGTCTCTCCGAGCTTTGGTGGCGAGAGCCGATGAGCTGGGGATGCCACGGCAATCTCGGATGTTCGTGCGGACACTTGTTGCTCTCCACAACGTAAGCAAAGAAAGGTTCGAGGCCAAGGTCGAGCTCATGAGGAGCTTCGGGTGGTCGGAGTCGGAGTTTTCTTCTGCAGTCAGGAAATCACCCACCTTCTTAGGTATCTCCCTCGATATGTTTCGCAGAAAAGTGGAATTTTTTATCAATGTGGTCGGTTACACCCCTTCCTTCATCGCCTCCCAACCATCTATCTTGCTATTTAGTCTGCAGAAGAGGGTAATTCTTCGGTTTCGTGTCACAGAGATGTTGAAATCGAAAGGATTGTGGACGGGACAAGCCAAGTTTCCATACATTCTCGCATTATCAGATACCAAATTCTTGGAGAAGTTTGTTCTCCCTCACGAAGAAAATGTTCCTGAGCTGCTCGATATTTTGAGAGTTGATGGCGTGTGTAAAGGAAAATGA
- the LOC103969108 gene encoding uncharacterized protein LOC103969108 isoform X3, whose protein sequence is MNCGTDRTNKCIKNIGRSFSSPTMAAATLRSVLRRNRLLPLFETCRLRDRLFFSSSVDAAAVTVGGTMSPDPHFMVEYLLNSCGFSSSEAAKFSKSLAHLRSTEKPDDVLNFMRSQGFDGAGIRKVISADPRYLCYNVEKNLAPKFQFLRDLGLSESDIVDAILKNNGILHYNVHRYLVPKLEMWESLLGSRELVLKHLKKSRWFFFSSVEKTLQPNLKFLRDECGIPEERVSVVLRSDPKFISQKSESLRALVARADELGMPRQSRMFVRTLVALHNVSKERFEAKVELMRSFGWSESEFSSAVRKSPTFLEMLKSKGLWTGQAKFPYILALSDTKFLEKFVLPHEENVPELLDILRVDGVCKGK, encoded by the exons ATGAATTGTGGAACTGATAGAACAAACAAGTGCATCAAGAATATTGGAAG GTCATTTTCCTCTCCCACGATGGCGGCTGCGACGCTGCGCTCCGTACTCCGCCGCAATCGCCTCCTTCCCTTGTTCGAAACCTGCCGCCTTCGAGAtcgcctcttcttctcctcctctgtcgACGCTGCCGCCGTCACCGTAGGCGGCACCATGTCTCCAGATCCCCACTTCATGGTGGAATACCTCCTGAACTCCTGCGGGTTCTCCTCCTCCGAGGCAGCCAAGTTCTCTAAATCCCTTGCGCACCTCCGATCCACCGAGAAACCCGACGACGTCCTTAACTTCATGAGATCTCAGGGCTTCGACGGCGCCGGTATCAGGAAGGTGATATCTGCGGATCCCAGATACTTATGCTACAACGTGGAGAAGAACCTCGCCCCGAAGTTTCAGTTCTTACGCGATTTGGGCCTATCTGAGTCGGATATCGTCGATGCCATCCTGAAGAACAATGGCATCCTCCACTACAACGTTCACCGTTACTTGGTCCCCAAATTGGAGATGTGGGAAAGTCTCTTGGGATCGAGAGAGCTCGTTCTCAAGCATCTCAAGAAGTCAAGATGGTTTTTCTTCTCCAGCGTTGAGAAGACTTTGCAGCCTAACCTAAAGTTCTTGAGGGATGAGTGCGGCATTCCTGAAGAAAGGGTCTCTGTCGTCTTGAGAAGTGACCCAAAATTCATCTCACAGAAATCAGAGTCTCTCCGAGCTTTGGTGGCGAGAGCCGATGAGCTGGGGATGCCACGGCAATCTCGGATGTTCGTGCGGACACTTGTTGCTCTCCACAACGTAAGCAAAGAAAGGTTCGAGGCCAAGGTCGAGCTCATGAGGAGCTTCGGGTGGTCGGAGTCGGAGTTTTCTTCTGCAGTCAGGAAATCACCCACCTTCTTAG AGATGTTGAAATCGAAAGGATTGTGGACGGGACAAGCCAAGTTTCCATACATTCTCGCATTATCAGATACCAAATTCTTGGAGAAGTTTGTTCTCCCTCACGAAGAAAATGTTCCTGAGCTGCTCGATATTTTGAGAGTTGATGGCGTGTGTAAAGGAAAATGA
- the LOC103969108 gene encoding uncharacterized protein LOC103969108 isoform X2 produces the protein MAAATLRSVLRRNRLLPLFETCRLRDRLFFSSSVDAAAVTVGGTMSPDPHFMVEYLLNSCGFSSSEAAKFSKSLAHLRSTEKPDDVLNFMRSQGFDGAGIRKVISADPRYLCYNVEKNLAPKFQFLRDLGLSESDIVDAILKNNGILHYNVHRYLVPKLEMWESLLGSRELVLKHLKKSRWFFFSSVEKTLQPNLKFLRDECGIPEERVSVVLRSDPKFISQKSESLRALVARADELGMPRQSRMFVRTLVALHNVSKERFEAKVELMRSFGWSESEFSSAVRKSPTFLGISLDMFRRKVEFFINVVGYTPSFIASQPSILLFSLQKRVILRFRVTEMLKSKGLWTGQAKFPYILALSDTKFLEKFVLPHEENVPELLDILRVDGVCKGK, from the coding sequence ATGGCGGCTGCGACGCTGCGCTCCGTACTCCGCCGCAATCGCCTCCTTCCCTTGTTCGAAACCTGCCGCCTTCGAGAtcgcctcttcttctcctcctctgtcgACGCTGCCGCCGTCACCGTAGGCGGCACCATGTCTCCAGATCCCCACTTCATGGTGGAATACCTCCTGAACTCCTGCGGGTTCTCCTCCTCCGAGGCAGCCAAGTTCTCTAAATCCCTTGCGCACCTCCGATCCACCGAGAAACCCGACGACGTCCTTAACTTCATGAGATCTCAGGGCTTCGACGGCGCCGGTATCAGGAAGGTGATATCTGCGGATCCCAGATACTTATGCTACAACGTGGAGAAGAACCTCGCCCCGAAGTTTCAGTTCTTACGCGATTTGGGCCTATCTGAGTCGGATATCGTCGATGCCATCCTGAAGAACAATGGCATCCTCCACTACAACGTTCACCGTTACTTGGTCCCCAAATTGGAGATGTGGGAAAGTCTCTTGGGATCGAGAGAGCTCGTTCTCAAGCATCTCAAGAAGTCAAGATGGTTTTTCTTCTCCAGCGTTGAGAAGACTTTGCAGCCTAACCTAAAGTTCTTGAGGGATGAGTGCGGCATTCCTGAAGAAAGGGTCTCTGTCGTCTTGAGAAGTGACCCAAAATTCATCTCACAGAAATCAGAGTCTCTCCGAGCTTTGGTGGCGAGAGCCGATGAGCTGGGGATGCCACGGCAATCTCGGATGTTCGTGCGGACACTTGTTGCTCTCCACAACGTAAGCAAAGAAAGGTTCGAGGCCAAGGTCGAGCTCATGAGGAGCTTCGGGTGGTCGGAGTCGGAGTTTTCTTCTGCAGTCAGGAAATCACCCACCTTCTTAGGTATCTCCCTCGATATGTTTCGCAGAAAAGTGGAATTTTTTATCAATGTGGTCGGTTACACCCCTTCCTTCATCGCCTCCCAACCATCTATCTTGCTATTTAGTCTGCAGAAGAGGGTAATTCTTCGGTTTCGTGTCACAGAGATGTTGAAATCGAAAGGATTGTGGACGGGACAAGCCAAGTTTCCATACATTCTCGCATTATCAGATACCAAATTCTTGGAGAAGTTTGTTCTCCCTCACGAAGAAAATGTTCCTGAGCTGCTCGATATTTTGAGAGTTGATGGCGTGTGTAAAGGAAAATGA